A stretch of the Rodentibacter haemolyticus genome encodes the following:
- a CDS encoding cation:proton antiporter translates to MNIYTYLCFLTAIAILISFVTRKINDNIQYTIAITATSMVGSLILVLLGYLNWFNLDDIATKVIERIDFKEFLLNGILGFLLFAGALGIKLPVLKNQKWEITTFALFSTFASTFFIGFLSYGVAQLFGWHIDLIYCILFGALISPDDPIAVLAIIKNLKAPKRLSMQVEGESLFNDGIGLVIFTTVFAVAFGGQEPTAGGILHLFFKEALGGIVFGFVIGLIAHYLISATDDGSLEILLTLTIPTAGFMLANLLHVSGALAMVVSGILIGNWTRYTGFSKQSQRYFDHFWEMIDHFLNSLLFILIGLAILLINVSWQGLILIVLAIPICLVCRYASVWLPFQIMKRYRKYNPYTLRVLTWGALRGGLALAMALSIPMGKSYIEGLNMDVRDLILGMTYAVVTFSILVQGMTIESMIRKSKEVIMRERGYNGVGLAKDQKNK, encoded by the coding sequence ATGAACATTTACACATACCTCTGCTTTCTCACCGCTATCGCGATTTTAATCAGTTTTGTTACGCGAAAAATAAACGACAATATTCAATATACAATTGCCATCACCGCCACTTCAATGGTCGGTTCGCTAATATTGGTCTTATTAGGCTATTTGAACTGGTTTAATTTGGACGATATTGCAACTAAAGTGATTGAGCGAATTGATTTTAAAGAATTTCTACTTAACGGAATCTTAGGTTTTTTATTATTTGCCGGCGCCTTGGGTATAAAATTACCGGTACTTAAAAATCAAAAATGGGAAATCACTACTTTCGCCCTCTTCTCCACTTTTGCTTCCACTTTTTTTATTGGCTTTTTATCATACGGCGTAGCCCAACTGTTCGGTTGGCACATTGATTTAATCTATTGTATTTTATTCGGCGCATTGATCTCGCCTGATGACCCAATCGCCGTACTCGCGATTATTAAAAACTTGAAAGCACCAAAACGGTTATCAATGCAAGTAGAGGGAGAATCTCTATTTAACGATGGTATCGGCTTAGTGATTTTTACCACCGTTTTTGCCGTTGCATTCGGCGGACAAGAACCGACTGCCGGCGGTATATTACACCTTTTCTTTAAAGAAGCCCTCGGCGGTATCGTATTCGGCTTTGTCATCGGCTTAATTGCACATTATTTAATTTCCGCCACGGATGATGGCTCATTGGAAATTTTATTAACTTTAACCATTCCTACGGCGGGTTTTATGTTGGCAAATCTGCTCCATGTTTCCGGTGCGCTTGCAATGGTCGTTTCCGGTATACTAATCGGTAACTGGACACGTTATACCGGCTTTTCAAAGCAAAGCCAACGCTATTTCGATCATTTTTGGGAAATGATCGATCACTTTCTTAACTCTTTATTATTTATCCTAATCGGTTTGGCGATTTTACTGATTAACGTTTCATGGCAAGGCTTAATTTTAATTGTTCTCGCTATTCCTATTTGTCTGGTTTGTCGTTACGCCAGCGTATGGCTACCTTTCCAAATAATGAAACGCTACCGCAAATATAACCCTTACACCCTACGGGTTCTTACCTGGGGAGCCTTACGTGGCGGCCTCGCGCTTGCTATGGCACTCTCCATTCCTATGGGAAAATCTTATATTGAAGGGCTAAATATGGATGTGCGGGATCTGATTTTAGGTATGACATACGCCGTGGTTACTTTCTCTATCTTAGTACAAGGTATGACGATTGAAAGTATGATCCGCAAGTCTAAAGAAGTGATTATGCGCGAACGCGGTTATAACGGTGTGGGATTAGCAAAGGATCAAAAGAATAAATAA
- a CDS encoding endonuclease/exonuclease/phosphatase family protein — MKKINKIFAFLLLMGIAIGAYRVSGLHIFESLQIMLKSTSQNHFKRINPSCFINEALNPPLEKTHIRLLSWNIHKEADKGWQQDLTRFARNQDFVLLQEATPQQNLPSFSTALFVSSFAYQGTAYGVKTFSKTIPKRYCGISQPEPWIHIPKVANAAQYSLKNGGELWVVNVHLINFEWQPEAYRTQLKKIFSLLDNPKSAVILAGDFNAWNKERKAILNEFIQEFGLNEVSFSQDERVRFLGNPLDYVFVRGMKMLSSKTERVVSSDHSPIWGEFEMDIQKE; from the coding sequence ATGAAAAAGATTAATAAAATTTTTGCATTTTTACTCTTAATGGGTATTGCAATAGGAGCTTATCGTGTTAGCGGATTGCATATTTTTGAATCTCTTCAAATTATGCTAAAAAGTACCTCACAAAATCATTTTAAACGGATAAATCCGTCGTGTTTTATTAATGAGGCACTGAATCCGCCCTTAGAAAAAACACATATTCGTTTATTGAGCTGGAACATACATAAAGAGGCGGATAAAGGATGGCAGCAAGATTTAACACGTTTTGCACGAAATCAGGATTTTGTATTGTTACAAGAAGCGACACCGCAGCAAAATTTACCTTCATTTTCAACCGCACTTTTTGTTTCAAGCTTTGCTTATCAAGGGACAGCCTACGGCGTGAAAACATTTTCAAAAACGATACCTAAACGCTATTGCGGCATTTCGCAGCCTGAACCTTGGATTCATATTCCCAAAGTGGCAAATGCAGCACAATATTCGCTTAAAAATGGTGGTGAATTATGGGTAGTGAATGTTCATTTGATTAATTTTGAATGGCAACCGGAGGCCTATCGCACACAGTTGAAAAAGATTTTCTCATTGCTTGATAATCCTAAAAGTGCGGTCATTTTGGCGGGAGATTTTAATGCTTGGAATAAAGAGCGGAAAGCCATCTTAAACGAATTTATCCAAGAATTCGGTTTAAATGAGGTTTCTTTTTCGCAAGATGAGCGTGTGCGCTTCTTGGGTAATCCGCTTGATTATGTATTCGTGAGAGGAATGAAGATGCTTTCCTCAAAAACGGAACGGGTAGTGTCTTCCGATCATTCGCCGATTTGGGGGGAGTTTGAGATGGATATTCAAAAAGAGTGA
- a CDS encoding PqiB family protein yields MTEKQQTNKEASNSLSNVDSQYKTVKAVLRKNRKVSPFWLLPFIALCIGAILFFQIVEEQGKSIKITFTNGAGLVADKTPIRYQGLQIGVVKKVNFTDNMQKVEVIANIYPEATGVLRENTKFWVVQPSVSLAGISGLDSLVSGNYITLQPGDGESEDTFIAQEKGPIAQVTPGDLLIHLTSDDLGSISIGASVYFKKLPVGKIYDYRINENNKVEIDVVVDKEYSHFVKKDSRFWNISGVTANISPAGLNFSMESVNAIVQGAISFDSPANSPKAEENTTYTLYANLQAAKRGIEVEVTIPTLSGLEADHTGVYYQDHKIGILSSLTTVENNKDMLKGTLLIDPNQANLLKTNSHIILRNRKPNLGDLTNPQRFFRGDYLEIIPGDGQEKLQFNVIKENELLLKEPNTLVVKLTAPESYGVSEGQNVYYNNIAIGEIVKQKIDVDGVEYEIAIAAAYRNLINPNTLFVAASNFDVSLGVDGVRFESAHPEKWLQGGIRIIAKKGLGEALNSYPLYKDAQNAESGITGKLVEPSITLKTSTLPSINKGSIVLYRQYEVGKITNIQPQTNHFNVDVYIYPPYKHLLTDKSLFWVESAAQIDITPKGISIQATPIARSLKGAISFDNSGTGKNKTLYSNELRAKSAGQSITLITDDAGNLSKGMNLRYLGLSIGEIESITLDTKSHKIIAKALINPAYMGMIAKEGSTFKIISPQISAGAIENLDSLLQPYIDVEIGKGKTQTQFNLTQTSANRSKYNNGVPFILETNDALNLTEGSPVLYRGVEVGTIRKFDLNSLGDRVLIHIVIMPKYQHLVRKNSEFWISSGYDFSLGWKGAEFNTGSVQQLLKGGISFSTPSSHIVQPQASANQRFLLQIKRPAESPTWNSGALPSSNP; encoded by the coding sequence ATGACCGAAAAACAACAAACGAATAAAGAAGCCTCAAATTCGCTTTCAAACGTAGATTCGCAATATAAAACCGTTAAAGCGGTTTTACGTAAAAATAGAAAGGTATCGCCATTTTGGCTCTTGCCTTTTATTGCCCTTTGTATCGGTGCAATTTTATTTTTTCAAATCGTGGAAGAGCAAGGCAAAAGTATAAAAATCACCTTCACTAATGGTGCCGGTTTAGTGGCGGATAAAACGCCAATTCGTTATCAAGGCTTACAAATCGGTGTCGTGAAGAAAGTAAACTTTACCGACAACATGCAAAAAGTGGAGGTGATTGCGAATATTTATCCGGAAGCAACCGGCGTGCTGCGTGAAAATACAAAATTTTGGGTGGTGCAACCAAGCGTTTCCCTTGCCGGTATTTCAGGGTTAGACTCCCTTGTTTCCGGAAACTATATTACGCTACAACCGGGGGACGGCGAGAGTGAAGATACTTTTATCGCGCAAGAAAAAGGGCCTATTGCGCAGGTTACCCCGGGCGATCTACTCATTCATTTAACCTCCGATGATCTAGGTTCAATTTCTATCGGTGCATCGGTTTATTTTAAAAAATTACCGGTGGGTAAAATTTATGATTATCGAATCAATGAAAACAACAAAGTAGAAATTGATGTGGTTGTTGATAAAGAATATTCCCATTTTGTGAAAAAAGATTCGCGTTTTTGGAACATCAGCGGTGTAACTGCCAACATTAGCCCTGCCGGTTTAAATTTTAGTATGGAAAGCGTTAATGCGATTGTGCAAGGTGCGATTTCCTTTGATTCCCCGGCAAATAGCCCGAAAGCGGAAGAAAACACGACTTATACGCTTTATGCCAACTTACAGGCGGCAAAACGCGGTATTGAAGTTGAAGTGACCATTCCGACTTTGAGCGGATTAGAAGCCGATCACACAGGTGTGTACTATCAAGACCATAAAATCGGTATCCTTTCCTCTCTTACTACGGTGGAAAACAATAAAGATATGCTGAAAGGCACATTATTAATCGATCCTAATCAAGCCAATTTATTAAAAACCAATTCACATATTATTTTACGCAATAGAAAACCGAATCTTGGTGATTTAACAAATCCGCAACGTTTCTTCCGTGGCGATTATTTAGAAATTATCCCCGGCGATGGTCAAGAAAAATTACAATTTAATGTCATTAAAGAAAATGAATTACTGTTAAAAGAACCGAATACACTTGTGGTGAAACTTACCGCACCGGAAAGCTACGGCGTGTCCGAAGGACAAAATGTGTATTACAACAACATTGCTATCGGTGAAATTGTTAAACAAAAAATTGATGTGGATGGTGTGGAATATGAAATTGCCATTGCAGCGGCATATCGTAATTTAATTAATCCTAATACCCTTTTCGTGGCGGCATCAAACTTTGATGTAAGTCTCGGCGTGGATGGAGTTCGCTTTGAATCCGCTCATCCGGAAAAATGGTTGCAGGGCGGCATTCGGATTATTGCGAAAAAAGGCTTGGGAGAGGCACTCAACAGTTATCCGCTTTATAAAGACGCACAAAATGCAGAATCAGGCATTACGGGCAAGTTGGTTGAACCAAGTATCACCTTAAAAACATCAACCTTGCCAAGCATCAATAAAGGCTCTATTGTGCTTTATCGACAATATGAAGTAGGAAAAATCACAAACATTCAGCCGCAAACCAACCATTTTAATGTGGATGTTTACATTTATCCGCCTTACAAACATTTACTGACAGATAAAAGCCTATTCTGGGTAGAAAGTGCTGCACAAATAGACATCACGCCAAAAGGAATCAGCATTCAAGCGACCCCGATTGCCCGATCATTAAAAGGTGCGATTAGTTTTGATAATAGCGGAACCGGGAAAAACAAAACCCTTTATTCGAACGAATTACGTGCAAAATCAGCCGGACAATCGATCACCCTTATCACAGATGATGCCGGCAATCTTAGCAAAGGAATGAATTTACGCTATCTAGGCTTATCAATTGGTGAAATTGAAAGTATTACACTGGATACAAAATCACACAAAATCATCGCCAAAGCACTCATCAACCCTGCTTATATGGGAATGATTGCAAAAGAAGGCTCAACATTTAAGATCATTTCACCGCAAATTTCAGCCGGTGCAATAGAAAACTTAGATAGTCTTTTACAGCCTTATATTGATGTAGAGATAGGGAAAGGAAAAACTCAAACGCAGTTTAATCTCACACAAACATCGGCAAACCGCAGTAAATACAACAACGGTGTGCCTTTTATTCTTGAAACAAACGATGCGCTGAACCTTACCGAAGGTTCACCGGTACTTTACCGTGGTGTTGAAGTCGGGACAATTCGAAAATTCGACCTAAACAGCTTAGGCGATCGCGTGTTAATTCACATTGTTATTATGCCGAAATACCAACACCTCGTACGTAAAAATTCCGAGTTTTGGATATCATCAGGCTATGATTTCAGCTTAGGCTGGAAAGGGGCGGAATTTAATACCGGCAGCGTACAACAATTACTAAAAGGCGGCATTTCATTCTCAACGCCATCAAGTCATATTGTTCAACCGCAAGCTTCTGCAAACCAACGTTTCTTATTACAAATTAAACGCCCGGCAGAATCTCCGACATGGAACAGCGGTGCCTTGCCTTCTTCAAATCCATAA
- a CDS encoding paraquat-inducible protein A — translation MTTIPNLSNASYKITRCGECDEIVSIIYPLPQNEHAECPRCHHTLSTTNRWSLHRCAMIALSILILMPFALSFPLLSIDLLGVKVDASVWEGIWKMATAGYEYTAFLVFICAVLMPISFAILVLMLWFSKLLGIRPRNVLLFLGYIKPWVMFDVYLVALGVSMFKVREYAALEIDVYLIAFVFTALLTTLLFIKINLDELWNDFYPEHNKTYSNLEHIELCASCNYSFPHSAIKRQYGYSTCPRCDSRLDLPESIKLQRVWATLIAGIVMLFPANLLPISGVYLAGALSEDTLMSGVISFIEMKSYFVAFVVFFASIFVPISKILIMLYLLACVHFNWRHSIKWQMRLLHIVHFVGRWSMLDLFVLALMMSLVTRGQIINFTVGPAAFYFGAAVFLTMISTSQFDSRFIWKIYDRKTTNE, via the coding sequence ATGACGACGATTCCGAATTTATCCAATGCCAGCTATAAAATTACCCGTTGTGGGGAATGTGATGAGATCGTCTCTATTATTTATCCTTTGCCACAAAATGAACACGCGGAATGCCCACGCTGCCATCACACATTAAGCACAACGAACCGTTGGTCATTGCATCGCTGTGCAATGATTGCATTATCAATTCTTATTTTAATGCCTTTTGCACTAAGCTTTCCTCTATTAAGTATTGATTTACTCGGTGTAAAAGTCGATGCCTCTGTGTGGGAAGGCATTTGGAAAATGGCAACGGCAGGCTATGAATATACCGCTTTTTTAGTTTTTATTTGTGCCGTATTAATGCCGATTTCCTTTGCAATTTTAGTCTTAATGCTGTGGTTCTCAAAATTACTTGGGATTCGTCCGCGTAATGTTCTACTGTTTTTAGGTTACATTAAACCTTGGGTTATGTTTGATGTATATCTCGTAGCACTGGGCGTATCTATGTTTAAAGTCCGTGAATATGCCGCTCTGGAAATCGATGTTTATTTAATTGCTTTTGTATTTACGGCTCTTTTAACAACATTATTATTTATCAAAATCAATTTAGACGAACTCTGGAATGACTTTTATCCCGAACATAACAAAACCTATTCAAACCTTGAACATATTGAACTATGCGCTTCTTGCAATTATTCTTTCCCCCATTCGGCAATAAAACGTCAGTATGGATATTCGACTTGCCCTCGCTGCGATTCTCGTTTAGATTTACCCGAATCCATAAAGTTGCAACGTGTTTGGGCAACACTTATCGCCGGTATCGTCATGCTTTTCCCGGCTAATCTTCTACCGATTTCCGGTGTCTATTTAGCAGGAGCATTATCAGAAGATACGCTTATGTCGGGTGTGATATCATTTATCGAGATGAAAAGCTACTTTGTTGCCTTTGTCGTTTTTTTCGCCAGTATTTTTGTCCCCATTAGCAAAATTTTAATTATGCTTTATTTGCTTGCTTGCGTTCATTTCAATTGGCGACACTCCATAAAATGGCAAATGCGTTTATTACATATCGTTCATTTTGTCGGACGTTGGTCAATGCTCGATTTATTTGTTCTTGCATTAATGATGTCACTTGTTACACGCGGACAAATTATTAATTTTACTGTAGGCCCGGCGGCTTTTTATTTTGGTGCAGCCGTTTTTTTAACAATGATTTCAACCTCACAATTCGATAGTCGATTTATTTGGAAAATTTATGACCGAAAAACAACAAACGAATAA
- the proQ gene encoding RNA chaperone ProQ, producing the protein MTDSQLDAQISETSLDVQKLTNNKEIIAYLAEKFPLCFILEGEAKPLKIGLFQDLAEALKDDERVSKTQLRHALRQYTSNWRYLHGCREGAERVDLYGNPAGVLEAEHVVHAAAQLAEAKAKFAEKRKAELAAKKAQQKRQPRRPNNPKAARKPKIELSAVDFSTLSKGSIVKVKVGEHAKKATVVEVLKESARVELENGLVMNITADRLFA; encoded by the coding sequence ATGACAGATTCTCAACTCGACGCTCAAATTTCGGAAACATCATTAGATGTTCAAAAGCTAACGAATAATAAAGAAATCATTGCCTATTTAGCAGAAAAATTTCCACTTTGTTTTATTTTGGAAGGGGAAGCCAAACCGTTAAAAATCGGTTTATTTCAAGATTTAGCCGAAGCGTTAAAAGATGATGAGCGTGTAAGCAAAACCCAATTGCGCCACGCTCTTCGTCAATATACATCAAACTGGCGTTATTTACATGGTTGTCGCGAAGGTGCGGAACGAGTAGATTTATACGGTAATCCGGCAGGCGTGTTGGAGGCGGAACACGTTGTACATGCTGCGGCGCAACTTGCTGAAGCAAAAGCAAAATTTGCGGAAAAACGTAAAGCGGAATTGGCTGCGAAAAAAGCGCAACAAAAGCGTCAACCACGCCGTCCGAATAACCCGAAAGCAGCACGTAAACCGAAAATTGAATTAAGTGCGGTTGATTTTTCCACACTTTCTAAAGGTTCAATCGTTAAAGTGAAAGTGGGCGAGCATGCTAAAAAAGCAACTGTTGTTGAGGTTCTAAAAGAATCGGCACGTGTTGAGCTTGAAAACGGTTTAGTGATGAATATTACGGCTGATCGTTTATTCGCATAA
- the prc gene encoding carboxy terminal-processing peptidase, which yields MKLIMTKNILATAVLSALLFHSSTGFAVAPKLKPSDINIPSATEENQLATKRATTRLTQSHYRKFQLDDAFSEKIFDRYIKSLDYSRNTFLQSDIDTLRQKYGSQLDDQLNQGDLSAAFAIYDLMMKRRYERYAYALSLLDKEPRLDGQDQIEIDREKANFPKTEEEANRLWEERVKNDVINLKLKDKKWSEIKDKLTKRYNLAIRRLTQTKADDIVQVYLNAFAREIDPHTSYLAPRTAKSFNESMNLSLEGIGATLQSEDDETIIKSLVPGAPAARSKKIQAGDKIVGVGQGKGEIEDIIGWRLEDIVDKIKGKKGTKVRLEIEPAKGGKSRIITLVRDKVRIEDQAAKLTVEKVKGENVGVIKIPSFYIGLTEDVKKLLTKAEKKQVKGLIVDLRENGGGALTEAVALSGLFITDGPVVQVRDAYQRIRVHEDDDRAEQYKGPLIVMINRFSASASEIFAAAMQDYNRGIVVGQNTFGKGTVQQSRSLNFVYDLDQTPLGVLQYTIQKFYRINGGSTQLKGVAADIKFPEIIDAKENGEEKEDNALPWDKIPEATYSEAGNVHQYIPELNKNHLARIAKDPEFIALNEELKIRDERRDRKFLSLNYQERKAENDQDEARRLKDINERFKREGKKPLKDIDNLPKDYEAPDFFLKEAEKMVADLIKLSIKQEKTETNLQLSDKK from the coding sequence ATGAAATTGATAATGACCAAAAATATTTTGGCAACGGCGGTATTAAGTGCGTTGCTTTTTCATTCAAGTACTGGTTTTGCTGTTGCGCCAAAGCTGAAGCCAAGTGATATAAATATTCCTTCTGCCACAGAAGAAAACCAACTTGCGACAAAGCGTGCGACAACACGTTTAACGCAATCTCACTATCGTAAATTTCAACTTGATGATGCCTTTTCTGAAAAGATTTTTGATCGTTACATTAAAAGCTTAGATTATAGCCGTAACACTTTTTTACAATCGGATATTGATACATTACGTCAGAAATACGGCTCGCAATTGGATGATCAGTTAAACCAAGGTGATCTTTCCGCAGCTTTCGCTATTTATGATTTGATGATGAAACGTCGTTATGAACGTTATGCTTACGCCCTTTCGTTATTGGATAAGGAACCTCGCTTGGATGGTCAGGATCAAATTGAGATCGATCGTGAAAAAGCGAATTTTCCAAAAACAGAGGAAGAGGCGAATCGCCTTTGGGAAGAGCGTGTTAAGAATGATGTGATTAACCTGAAATTAAAAGATAAAAAATGGTCTGAGATTAAAGATAAACTCACCAAACGTTATAATTTGGCTATTCGCCGTCTCACCCAAACCAAAGCGGATGATATTGTTCAGGTTTACTTAAATGCTTTTGCCCGTGAGATCGATCCGCATACAAGCTATCTTGCACCACGTACAGCGAAAAGCTTTAATGAAAGTATGAACCTTTCTTTAGAAGGTATCGGTGCAACTTTGCAATCGGAAGATGATGAAACCATTATTAAATCTCTTGTACCCGGTGCCCCGGCTGCACGCAGTAAAAAAATTCAAGCCGGCGATAAAATTGTTGGTGTGGGTCAAGGAAAAGGGGAAATCGAAGACATCATCGGGTGGCGTCTAGAAGATATTGTTGACAAAATCAAAGGTAAAAAAGGCACTAAAGTTCGCTTGGAGATTGAACCGGCAAAAGGTGGCAAATCACGGATTATCACTTTAGTTCGTGATAAGGTACGTATTGAAGATCAAGCTGCGAAATTGACCGTTGAAAAAGTAAAAGGTGAAAATGTCGGTGTTATTAAAATTCCAAGCTTTTACATCGGCTTAACGGAGGATGTGAAAAAATTATTAACGAAAGCCGAGAAAAAGCAGGTTAAAGGCTTAATTGTTGATTTACGCGAGAACGGTGGGGGAGCATTGACCGAAGCTGTTGCATTGAGCGGTTTATTTATTACTGATGGGCCGGTGGTGCAAGTTCGTGACGCTTATCAACGTATTCGTGTTCACGAAGATGATGATCGGGCGGAGCAATATAAAGGCCCGTTAATTGTGATGATTAACCGTTTTAGCGCATCGGCTTCAGAGATTTTTGCCGCGGCAATGCAAGATTACAACCGCGGAATTGTGGTGGGGCAAAATACCTTTGGTAAGGGTACGGTTCAACAAAGTCGTTCTTTGAATTTCGTTTATGACTTGGATCAAACGCCGCTGGGGGTTTTACAATATACAATCCAAAAATTCTATCGTATTAACGGGGGGTCAACACAATTAAAAGGTGTTGCTGCCGATATTAAATTCCCTGAAATTATTGATGCGAAAGAAAATGGGGAAGAAAAAGAAGATAATGCGTTGCCTTGGGATAAAATTCCTGAGGCCACTTATTCTGAAGCAGGCAATGTTCATCAATATATTCCGGAATTAAATAAAAATCATTTGGCGCGCATTGCGAAAGATCCGGAATTTATTGCGTTGAATGAGGAATTGAAAATCCGTGATGAACGTCGTGATCGTAAATTTCTTTCTTTAAATTATCAGGAACGCAAAGCGGAAAATGATCAAGATGAAGCAAGACGTTTGAAAGATATCAATGAGCGTTTTAAACGTGAAGGCAAAAAGCCGCTTAAAGATATTGATAATTTGCCGAAAGATTATGAGGCACCGGATTTCTTCTTGAAAGAAGCGGAGAAAATGGTTGCAGATTTGATAAAACTGAGTATAAAACAAGAAAAAACAGAGACAAATCTTCAGCTATCGGATAAAAAATAA
- a CDS encoding L,D-transpeptidase family protein → MLKGCIKLGVLALPLSMITSGCALADWAKQASTSATPTIDMSKLSPEERAKLEAEMKEDQARLAAEKQAMLEMSLTHEIGEHHLQFKSVLAKLYAENKYELLWQDKSAEKQFLREYAAMVASGISKASAQSLENLSRVEQSGGLTYDALLSDAFLDYVYYSMNVNQQAQRWLYGSGSYKPQAPSDEQIQQWLSAVKNNDVLTYVKGLSTNNSHYRQTIQALPSMISASGLTPTGRKLAINAQRLRVIPDFYNGIFVNIPSYQLRYYRDGRLELESRVIVGKDERRTPVMYSKLSNVVVNPPWNAPTRLVNEDIVPKLKRDPGYAAAHNYSILDSKGNKIDPYSINWNAIGKHFPYRIRQAAGDSALGNYKFNMPSSDAIYLHDTPNRNLFSRKDRALSSGCVRVEKSSQLAGILLKEAGWSEERKRNVLASKKTTSAVVRSDNPVFLYYVTAWVDNGQTKVLPDIYKYDNAIGGIDIDWNTVKKYL, encoded by the coding sequence ATGTTGAAAGGTTGTATCAAATTAGGTGTATTGGCATTACCCTTATCAATGATAACATCGGGCTGCGCTTTGGCTGATTGGGCAAAACAAGCCTCTACGTCGGCTACTCCGACGATTGATATGTCGAAACTTTCACCTGAGGAACGTGCGAAATTAGAAGCCGAGATGAAAGAAGATCAAGCGCGTTTGGCCGCAGAAAAGCAAGCAATGCTTGAAATGTCGCTTACTCATGAAATCGGCGAACATCATTTACAATTTAAGTCGGTTTTGGCAAAACTTTATGCCGAGAATAAATATGAATTATTATGGCAGGATAAATCGGCGGAAAAACAATTTCTCCGTGAATATGCTGCGATGGTGGCAAGCGGTATTTCTAAAGCCTCTGCGCAATCTTTGGAAAATTTAAGCCGGGTAGAGCAAAGTGGCGGTTTGACTTATGATGCGCTTTTAAGCGATGCGTTTCTGGATTATGTTTATTACAGTATGAATGTCAATCAACAAGCCCAGCGTTGGTTGTACGGTTCGGGTTCTTATAAACCGCAAGCGCCGAGTGATGAGCAAATCCAACAATGGTTAAGTGCGGTTAAAAATAATGATGTTTTGACTTATGTAAAAGGTTTATCCACCAATAATTCACATTATCGTCAAACTATCCAAGCCTTGCCTTCAATGATTTCCGCTTCAGGTTTAACGCCTACCGGAAGAAAATTAGCGATTAACGCCCAACGTTTACGCGTTATTCCTGATTTTTATAATGGTATTTTCGTGAATATCCCAAGTTATCAGTTGCGATATTATCGCGATGGTCGTCTCGAGTTGGAATCTCGCGTCATTGTAGGGAAAGATGAACGTCGGACTCCTGTGATGTACAGTAAATTGAGTAATGTTGTGGTGAATCCGCCTTGGAACGCACCGACTCGTTTGGTTAACGAAGATATTGTTCCGAAATTGAAACGTGATCCGGGTTATGCGGCAGCGCATAATTACAGCATCTTAGATAGCAAAGGTAATAAAATCGATCCTTATTCGATTAATTGGAATGCCATCGGTAAACATTTCCCATACCGTATTCGTCAAGCGGCAGGAGATAGTGCGCTGGGTAATTATAAATTTAATATGCCAAGCTCCGATGCGATCTATTTGCATGATACGCCTAATCGCAACCTTTTCTCTCGTAAGGATCGTGCGTTAAGTTCCGGTTGTGTTCGAGTGGAGAAATCTTCTCAGCTTGCGGGTATTTTGTTAAAAGAAGCGGGTTGGTCGGAAGAACGTAAGAGAAATGTATTAGCAAGTAAGAAAACAACATCGGCCGTTGTTCGTTCTGACAATCCGGTGTTTTTATACTACGTAACGGCTTGGGTTGATAATGGTCAGACCAAAGTATTACCGGATATTTATAAATATGACAATGCTATTGGCGGCATTGATATTGATTGGAATACAGTGAAAAAATATTTGTAA
- a CDS encoding YcbK family protein: protein MSKINYERRKWLSLGGIILGAGMLPNSVLAMVSTPKPRILAFRNVNTGERLSAAFSPGTGFNVSILKKLDYFMRDKRTNQVHRMDPNLFMKLYRIQGNLGLQTAEIQIICGYRSAATNAMRHRQSRGVASNSYHVKGKAIDFRIDGAPLARIKQTAEKLNNGGVGFYPRSNFVHIDTGPARTWRGV, encoded by the coding sequence ATGAGTAAGATTAATTATGAACGTCGAAAATGGCTTTCTCTCGGCGGTATCATATTAGGGGCAGGTATGTTGCCTAATTCTGTGCTTGCGATGGTTTCTACGCCGAAACCCCGTATTTTGGCATTTCGTAATGTTAATACCGGTGAACGTTTAAGTGCCGCATTTTCACCCGGTACCGGTTTTAATGTTTCGATATTAAAAAAACTTGATTATTTCATGCGTGATAAACGAACGAATCAAGTCCATCGTATGGATCCTAATTTATTTATGAAATTGTATCGTATCCAAGGTAATTTAGGATTACAAACTGCAGAGATCCAAATTATTTGTGGTTATCGTTCTGCGGCGACAAATGCAATGCGTCATCGCCAAAGCCGCGGTGTAGCGAGTAATAGCTATCATGTGAAAGGTAAGGCGATTGATTTTCGTATTGATGGTGCGCCGCTTGCCAGAATTAAACAAACGGCAGAAAAACTGAACAATGGCGGGGTAGGATTTTACCCACGCAGTAATTTTGTTCATATTGATACCGGCCCGGCGAGAACTTGGCGTGGGGTGTAA